One region of Rubinisphaera margarita genomic DNA includes:
- a CDS encoding tRNA dihydrouridine synthase, whose translation MNDVLASHTDRDSIDEIQIGNRRLASRYFLAPLAGYTHLPLRTALRELGGLGLATTDLVLAPQLLAESRKSMALIRTSEFDRPLSVQIFGGSPEELAGAARKLESFGYEGIDINMGCPMGKVNSSGGGARLLRSCDNATALVAHVVEAVDVPVTVKMRLGWDADDISAPLLAANFEKVGVAAITIHGRTRQQGFHGHVDLQGIRQVVEAVNRIPIIGNGDVRSVDDAIDMRRITGCDAVAIGRGAMLDPWIFRKLFQQSRGEAFAEPTPAEQLAFLARHFELMVEQHDEYACVLFRKFAAWYGSRMGIPEDLEDRMRLLETPADFELLLREIESRHGERQSSIPTALVKVPNGPNAHW comes from the coding sequence ATGAATGACGTCCTCGCCTCTCACACGGATCGTGACTCGATCGACGAGATCCAGATCGGCAACCGCCGGCTGGCCAGCCGTTATTTTCTCGCGCCGCTGGCCGGCTACACGCATCTGCCATTAAGAACCGCTCTGCGTGAACTGGGTGGGCTCGGACTGGCCACGACCGATCTCGTGCTCGCTCCGCAACTTTTGGCTGAGAGCCGAAAGTCGATGGCTCTGATTCGAACCAGCGAGTTCGATCGGCCCCTCTCCGTCCAGATCTTTGGCGGCAGCCCCGAAGAACTTGCGGGTGCCGCCCGAAAACTCGAATCCTTCGGCTACGAGGGCATCGACATCAACATGGGTTGTCCTATGGGAAAGGTCAACAGCAGTGGAGGTGGAGCACGACTTCTTCGGAGCTGCGACAATGCAACAGCCCTTGTCGCACATGTGGTCGAAGCAGTCGATGTCCCTGTGACCGTCAAGATGCGACTCGGCTGGGACGCCGATGACATCTCCGCTCCCCTGCTTGCCGCCAACTTTGAAAAGGTCGGAGTCGCCGCAATCACGATTCATGGCCGCACCCGCCAGCAGGGATTTCATGGCCACGTCGACCTGCAGGGGATTCGCCAGGTTGTCGAAGCCGTCAATCGGATTCCGATCATCGGCAATGGAGATGTCCGTAGCGTGGACGATGCGATCGACATGCGACGGATCACCGGTTGCGATGCCGTCGCCATTGGCCGTGGTGCGATGCTCGATCCCTGGATCTTCCGAAAACTCTTCCAGCAGAGTCGGGGAGAAGCGTTTGCCGAGCCGACGCCTGCCGAACAACTCGCGTTTCTCGCCCGTCACTTCGAACTGATGGTCGAACAACACGACGAATACGCCTGCGTCCTGTTTCGCAAGTTTGCCGCCTGGTACGGCTCGCGAATGGGCATTCCGGAAGATCTCGAGGACCGCATGCGTCTTCTTGAAACGCCAGCCGATTTCGAGCTGCTGCTTCGTGAAATCGAATCGCGACACGGAGAACGACAGTCTTCGATCCCCACCGCTCTGGTGAAGGTGCCGAACGGCCCCAACGCCCATTGGTAA
- a CDS encoding HD-GYP domain-containing protein encodes MAATVIPLNELRLGAVLPAAIYDVDNPGVMLLNRGMKVTRDNLDRLRARNVSAVSIDSRHVNAVWANQVGTATQVRLQKHYLAEQRRQQQSTQQPLTNRLKKPPQQEYNEVLAEQFATNAREHNECLQGFYQQLQTAGRLRADSLRDVSLDSIDMLLSDLDLFVKSTIENVGKTQLSEHSCKVAKLAMSIAAVLGFTQDDVCQLGIGCMVSRAGISPEIQALIESPRKLTALERLEIKKYPVQTWHVLDKITDLSNTARQVAWQINERWNGQGYPRGRTGKQIHPLARIAAVADVFIALTSDRPQRLALTPYKAITQMLMETQQGFFEPQSIRGLLRTTCLFPIGSYVELSNGLVAVVARNDSDSYDRPLVRPLYDLRGAEVSDTYVDLRTETDIQIIDAISAEDIQTRLGQREMAEQSLSNDMDWADELVLD; translated from the coding sequence ATGGCTGCAACGGTAATACCACTCAATGAGCTTCGCCTCGGCGCGGTGCTCCCTGCAGCCATCTACGATGTCGACAATCCGGGCGTCATGCTGCTAAATCGCGGCATGAAGGTCACCAGAGACAACCTCGATCGTCTCCGGGCCCGTAACGTTTCGGCGGTCTCGATCGACAGTCGGCACGTTAACGCCGTCTGGGCCAATCAGGTTGGCACCGCGACACAAGTCCGCCTGCAGAAACACTACCTCGCCGAGCAGAGACGGCAGCAGCAGTCGACTCAACAACCGCTGACCAATCGTCTCAAGAAACCGCCGCAGCAAGAATATAACGAAGTTCTCGCCGAGCAGTTCGCCACGAACGCCCGGGAACACAACGAGTGCCTCCAGGGATTCTATCAGCAGTTGCAAACGGCCGGACGTTTGCGGGCCGATTCCCTTCGGGATGTCTCGCTCGATTCGATTGACATGCTGCTCAGCGATCTGGATCTGTTCGTCAAATCGACCATTGAGAATGTCGGAAAAACGCAACTCTCCGAACATTCCTGCAAGGTCGCCAAGCTCGCCATGTCCATCGCCGCCGTCCTCGGATTCACCCAGGACGATGTCTGCCAGTTGGGCATCGGCTGTATGGTTTCCCGTGCCGGCATCTCACCGGAAATCCAGGCACTGATCGAGTCACCACGCAAGTTGACCGCTCTGGAACGCCTTGAGATCAAGAAGTACCCGGTTCAGACCTGGCATGTGCTCGACAAGATCACCGATCTGTCCAACACCGCCCGCCAGGTCGCCTGGCAGATTAACGAACGCTGGAATGGTCAGGGGTACCCCCGCGGCCGCACCGGCAAGCAAATTCATCCTCTGGCCCGAATTGCCGCCGTCGCCGACGTATTCATCGCTCTGACTTCTGATCGCCCCCAGCGTCTGGCCCTGACGCCCTATAAAGCGATCACACAAATGCTGATGGAAACCCAGCAGGGATTCTTTGAACCACAGTCAATTCGCGGCCTTCTACGAACGACTTGCCTCTTCCCGATCGGCTCCTATGTCGAACTGTCGAACGGCCTCGTCGCCGTGGTCGCCCGCAACGATTCGGATTCTTACGACCGCCCGCTCGTCCGCCCGCTCTACGATCTTCGCGGCGCAGAAGTTTCCGACACCTACGTCGATCTAAGAACCGAAACCGACATTCAAATCATCGACGCCATCTCAGCCGAAGACATCCAAACTCGACTGGGCCAGCGTGAGATGGCGGAACAATCACTCTCCAACGACATGGACTGGGCCGACGAGCTCGTCCTCGACTGA
- a CDS encoding efflux RND transporter permease subunit → MKFPHFFIDRPIFAGVLSIVIVLIGLLAYFALPVAQYPEVALPTVVVSASYPGATAETISQAVATPLEQEINGVEDMLYMDSQATADGSLKITISFELGTDVDQAQVLVQNRVAKAEPRLPEEVRQIGVTTAKSSPDLMMVVHLVSPDQSRDQLYISNYAYLQIRDVLSRINGVGDMQVFGSSEYSMRVWLDVDRLASLDLTPGDAVKALKEQNIQVAAGVIGQQPLTDPKEAFQVSVSTQGRLPDADAFGRIILKADDEGRLVRLDDVARIELGATDYSVRSYLGKNNAIALALYQRPGSNALATADKVLETMEELARNFPPGLEYQVVYNPTEFVSDSIDEVFTTLWQAGVLVVLTVFVFLQNWRSTLIPVVAIPISLVGTFGAMLAIGFSLNNLSLFGLVLAIGIVVDDAIVVVESVERLIAEGLSPRDATRKAMDEVGSALIATTLVLIAVFVPTAFVPGISGQFYRQFAITIAVSTAISTFVSLTLTPALCALLLRPHTQGKKHGRLRSLLEWPFDAFNRAFEATSSAYARLVRRVLRYSAVMLLIYGGLIGLTYVGFTRVPVGFIPIQDQGYVVISIQLPAGATLDRTDEVTRRAADIALEIPGIRNTVSFVGFSGATRATSSSAAAIFPVLGDAKQRARDGHGLDFIVGQLRQQLSSIPEAFVVVIPPPPVPGIGTGGGFKMQIQDRSGAGLLALQEATNAVVDRARKEPGLTQVYTNYSIGTPQYYAEIDRTKVRMLNVPIDNVFEALQIYLGSSYVNDFNFLGRTYRVTAQAEEQFRDEVEDIDRLRTRSNTGAIVPLGSVVTVRAKTAPDRVVRYNLYPAADVNGDTLPNYSSGQAIAAMERIAEETLPPGFGFAWTDLTYQQKAAGNTAMFIFPLCVLFVFLALSAQYESWLLPLAVILIVPMCLLAAITGVWLRGMNNDILVQIGFVVLVGLACKNAILIVEFAKAEEDAGRNRFDAAVEACRLRLRPVMMTAFSFILGVIPLLIATGAGSEMRRALGTAVFSGMLGVTLFGLVLTPVFYVVLRRFAKSNPSKITETPDTTAD, encoded by the coding sequence ATGAAGTTTCCTCACTTTTTCATCGACCGTCCCATTTTCGCCGGCGTCCTCTCCATTGTGATTGTACTGATCGGCCTGCTGGCTTACTTCGCCCTTCCGGTCGCCCAGTATCCCGAAGTCGCTCTGCCAACCGTCGTTGTTTCGGCGAGCTACCCCGGTGCGACGGCGGAGACGATTTCCCAAGCCGTGGCGACTCCGCTGGAGCAGGAGATCAACGGGGTCGAGGACATGCTCTACATGGACTCGCAGGCGACGGCCGATGGCTCGCTGAAGATCACAATTTCCTTCGAACTCGGCACCGACGTCGATCAGGCGCAGGTGCTGGTCCAGAACCGCGTCGCGAAAGCGGAGCCACGACTGCCGGAGGAAGTTCGGCAGATCGGTGTCACGACAGCGAAGAGCTCCCCCGACCTGATGATGGTCGTGCATCTGGTCTCACCGGATCAGTCTCGCGACCAGCTCTACATCAGCAACTACGCTTACCTGCAGATTCGCGATGTTCTGTCGCGAATTAACGGCGTGGGCGACATGCAGGTCTTCGGGTCCTCCGAATACAGTATGCGGGTCTGGCTGGATGTCGATCGCCTGGCCTCTCTGGATCTGACTCCGGGCGATGCGGTGAAGGCTTTGAAGGAACAGAACATTCAGGTCGCCGCCGGAGTGATTGGTCAACAACCGTTGACCGACCCGAAAGAAGCTTTTCAAGTCAGCGTGAGCACTCAGGGGCGGCTGCCGGACGCCGACGCGTTCGGCCGCATCATTCTGAAAGCCGACGACGAAGGGCGGCTCGTGCGACTGGACGACGTGGCACGAATCGAGCTCGGAGCGACCGATTACTCGGTTCGCAGCTATCTGGGCAAGAACAACGCGATCGCCCTGGCGCTCTACCAGCGCCCCGGGTCCAATGCACTCGCGACAGCCGATAAGGTTCTGGAAACGATGGAGGAACTGGCCCGGAACTTCCCTCCAGGCCTCGAATATCAGGTCGTCTACAACCCGACGGAGTTCGTGTCAGACTCCATCGACGAGGTCTTTACCACGTTGTGGCAGGCTGGTGTGCTCGTCGTCCTGACAGTTTTCGTCTTCCTGCAGAACTGGCGTTCCACGCTCATTCCCGTCGTGGCGATTCCCATTTCTCTGGTCGGCACATTCGGAGCAATGCTGGCGATCGGCTTCAGTCTCAATAACCTCTCGCTGTTCGGTCTCGTTCTCGCCATCGGCATCGTGGTCGATGACGCCATTGTTGTCGTCGAATCTGTTGAACGTTTGATCGCGGAAGGACTCAGCCCCCGGGACGCGACCCGCAAAGCGATGGATGAAGTCGGCTCGGCTCTGATCGCCACGACACTCGTACTCATCGCGGTCTTCGTGCCCACGGCCTTTGTCCCGGGAATCAGCGGACAGTTTTATCGACAGTTCGCAATTACGATCGCCGTTTCGACCGCGATCTCCACGTTCGTTTCGCTGACGCTGACACCAGCCCTTTGTGCTTTGTTGCTGCGGCCGCATACCCAGGGCAAAAAACATGGTCGACTGCGAAGCCTGTTGGAATGGCCATTCGATGCATTCAACAGAGCCTTTGAGGCCACCAGCTCGGCCTACGCCCGCCTGGTTCGGCGGGTGCTGCGTTATTCAGCTGTCATGCTCCTGATCTATGGCGGTCTGATCGGTCTGACATACGTCGGCTTTACGCGCGTCCCTGTCGGCTTCATTCCGATCCAGGATCAGGGCTATGTCGTCATCTCAATTCAGCTGCCCGCCGGAGCGACACTCGATCGCACCGATGAAGTCACGCGTCGCGCAGCCGACATTGCGCTGGAGATCCCGGGAATCCGCAATACGGTGTCGTTCGTCGGCTTCTCCGGAGCAACTCGTGCAACCAGTTCGAGTGCTGCGGCCATATTCCCCGTTCTGGGAGACGCCAAGCAACGCGCTCGTGACGGTCATGGACTCGATTTCATCGTCGGGCAGCTGCGGCAACAGCTCTCCTCGATACCGGAAGCCTTCGTTGTTGTGATTCCACCGCCACCAGTTCCCGGCATTGGCACCGGGGGCGGCTTCAAAATGCAGATCCAGGACCGTTCCGGAGCTGGTCTTCTGGCTTTGCAGGAAGCGACGAACGCGGTTGTCGATCGAGCGAGGAAAGAGCCGGGACTCACTCAGGTCTACACGAATTACAGCATCGGCACTCCGCAGTATTATGCAGAAATCGACCGAACCAAGGTCCGCATGCTGAATGTGCCGATCGATAATGTGTTTGAAGCCCTCCAGATTTATCTCGGCTCCTCGTACGTCAACGACTTCAACTTCCTCGGCCGCACCTATCGGGTCACCGCTCAAGCCGAAGAACAGTTTCGCGATGAAGTCGAAGACATCGATCGACTGCGAACGCGGAGCAATACCGGAGCCATCGTTCCCTTAGGATCTGTGGTCACGGTCCGGGCCAAAACCGCGCCCGATCGCGTGGTGCGATACAATCTGTACCCGGCTGCCGACGTGAATGGCGACACACTGCCGAACTACAGTTCCGGGCAGGCCATCGCCGCCATGGAACGCATTGCCGAAGAGACTCTGCCACCCGGATTCGGCTTTGCGTGGACCGACCTGACCTATCAACAGAAAGCAGCCGGCAATACGGCCATGTTTATCTTTCCGCTATGTGTCTTGTTCGTCTTCCTGGCACTCTCGGCTCAGTATGAAAGCTGGCTGCTGCCGCTGGCGGTGATCCTGATCGTGCCGATGTGTCTGCTCGCCGCGATCACTGGCGTCTGGCTCCGCGGGATGAATAATGATATCCTTGTTCAGATTGGCTTCGTGGTGCTCGTCGGCCTGGCCTGTAAGAACGCGATCCTGATTGTCGAGTTCGCCAAAGCGGAGGAAGACGCGGGACGCAACCGATTCGATGCCGCCGTGGAAGCCTGTCGCCTGCGATTGCGACCGGTGATGATGACGGCGTTCTCGTTCATTCTCGGCGTGATTCCCTTGCTGATCGCCACCGGCGCCGGCTCGGAAATGCGGCGGGCCCTGGGAACAGCCGTATTCAGCGGAATGTTGGGCGTGACCCTGTTCGGACTGGTTCTCACGCCGGTCTTTTACGTCGTGCTGCGTCGCTTCGCGAAATCGAACCCCTCGAAAATAACAGAGACTCCTGATACGACGGCTGACTGA